Within the Feifania hominis genome, the region AAGCAGAGCCACCGCCCCGCACGGACCTCGTGCCCGTCGCCGAGTGACTTTCTCGCCCGCTTTAAGAAGTCGAGCGCCGACTTTATTGTCACGCTCTCCTCGAAGCTCAGCGGCACATACAACAGCGCGCGAAACGCCGTTGAGATGATACGGGCCGAATACCCGGATAAGATCGCCCATGTCTTTGATTCCAAGAGCGCCTGCGCGGGCGAAGTCCTCGTTGCGATGAAGCTCAGAGAGTACATCAATCAGAACTTCGACCCCCAGAAGATCATCGAAAAGGTCGAGCAGTTCATCGACAATATGAAGACCTTTTTCGTGCTGGAGAGCCTTGACAATCTCGTCAAAAACGGCCGCATCAGCAAGGTGACCGGAACGCTTGCGAGCATCATGTCTCTGCGCCCCATCATGGGGGCGGACGGCCACGGCGAAATCGCCCTGTTTGAGCGGGTTCGCGGCACGCAGAAAGCCCTGTCGCGGCTCGTCGATATGATCGGCGAGCAGTGTTCGAACATCAGCGAGCGCATTCTGGTGATTGCCCACTGCAACAACCCGGCCCGTGCGCAGGACTTTCGCCGCCAGGTGGAGGCAAAGTATGATTTCAGGCAGATTCAGGTGGTCGAAACCAGAGGTCTCTCCACGGTCTATGCCAACGACGGCGGAATCGTCATCGCCTTTTAGTTCACATGAAAAAAGCACCCGCACTCGAGGGTGCTTTTTATTTGCCTAGATGAGCCGGTAGACCAGTCCGGCGTCGGTGCTCCCGCTCACCGGCTCGCCGTCCGCGCCGCACAGCATGCAGCTGACCCGCCCGATGCGCAGCTCCCGCAGCGGCGCCTGTTCGCTGCGGTAGTGGAATTCGAC harbors:
- a CDS encoding DegV family protein; the protein is MDYQIIGDSCCDLSEQMQQELGAQLVPLKITVEDRSFVDDENLNTRELIAAMKQSHRPARTSCPSPSDFLARFKKSSADFIVTLSSKLSGTYNSARNAVEMIRAEYPDKIAHVFDSKSACAGEVLVAMKLREYINQNFDPQKIIEKVEQFIDNMKTFFVLESLDNLVKNGRISKVTGTLASIMSLRPIMGADGHGEIALFERVRGTQKALSRLVDMIGEQCSNISERILVIAHCNNPARAQDFRRQVEAKYDFRQIQVVETRGLSTVYANDGGIVIAF